One genomic segment of Occultella kanbiaonis includes these proteins:
- a CDS encoding alpha/beta hydrolase gives MSTLRPETLPLDAGATVWSVPPNRVNAALDERPLLVLLHGFGSNEADLAGLMPHLPAEFVIASLRAPLPVAVGAGRGYAWFPITDPGRPDPAYLDAGVRGIRRWLEHTHARVRTPGPVALLGFSQGGAMVTHLLRHNPEDYTCGVVLSGFTAGGLVAGDEALSQIRPPVFWGRDEADPVITAAAVERTTAFLASHVDLTERRYPGLGHGVAAAELEDVARFLREHVGSPGS, from the coding sequence ATGTCGACACTTCGCCCCGAGACCCTGCCGCTGGACGCCGGGGCGACCGTCTGGTCGGTGCCGCCGAACCGGGTCAACGCGGCGCTCGACGAGCGTCCGCTGCTCGTCCTGCTGCACGGCTTCGGCTCCAACGAGGCCGACCTCGCCGGCCTGATGCCGCACCTGCCTGCGGAGTTCGTGATCGCGAGCCTGCGGGCACCGCTGCCGGTCGCCGTCGGGGCCGGCCGCGGCTACGCCTGGTTCCCGATCACCGACCCCGGCCGCCCGGACCCCGCCTACCTCGACGCCGGTGTGCGGGGCATCCGCCGCTGGCTGGAGCACACGCATGCACGGGTACGGACCCCGGGACCCGTTGCCCTGCTCGGGTTCTCCCAGGGGGGCGCGATGGTGACCCACCTGCTGCGCCACAACCCCGAGGACTACACGTGCGGCGTGGTCCTGTCCGGCTTCACCGCCGGTGGGCTCGTGGCCGGCGACGAGGCCCTCTCGCAGATCCGCCCGCCGGTGTTCTGGGGCCGCGACGAGGCCGATCCGGTCATCACGGCCGCCGCGGTCGAACGCACGACGGCGTTCCTCGCCTCGCACGTCGACCTCACCGAGCGCCGGTACCCCGGTCTCGGCCACGGCGTGGCCGCCGCCGAGCTCGAGGACGTCGCCCGATTCCTCCGCGAGCACGTCGGTTCGCCCGGGTCCTGA
- the uvrB gene encoding excinuclease ABC subunit UvrB gives MRPVTDLQRTVAPFEVISEYTPSGDQPTAIADLTERLKAGEKDVVLLGATGTGKSATTAWLIEQVQRPTLVMAPNKTLAAQLATEFRELLPNNAVEYFVSYYDYYQPEAYVPQSDTYIEKDSSINDEVERLRHSATNNLLTRRDVIVVASVSCIYGLGTPQEYVDRMVPLRVGDSIDRDDLLRHFVTMQYTRNDMAFTRGTFRVRGDTIEIIPVYEELAIRIEMFGDEIESIQTLNPLTGEVVRSETETHLFPATHYVAGPERMERAIGTIEVELAERLAEFEAQGKLLEAQRLRMRTTYDIEMMRQIGSCSGIENYSRHIDGREAGSAPHTLLDYFPEDFLLVIDESHVTVPQIGAMFEGDSSRKRTLVEHGFRLPSAMDNRPLRWEEFLDRIGQTVYLSATPGSYELSQSDGVVEQIIRPTGLVDPKVVVKPTQGQIDDLLAEIRERAGRDERVLVTTLTKKMAEDLTDYFLERDVRVRYLHSEVDTLRRVELLRELRSGVFDVLVGINLLREGLDLPEVSLVSILDADKEGFLRSSTSLIQTIGRAARNVSGEVHMYADSITPSMKLALEETDRRREKQVAYNTANGIDPTPLRKRIGDITEMLAREEIDTKELLSGGYRQQGKGRGGKAPTPTTTREKLAGAAASDLADLIQELNDQMHAAAEELQFELAARLRDEVSDLKKELRQMTQATA, from the coding sequence ATGCGCCCTGTCACCGATCTGCAGCGGACCGTCGCCCCGTTCGAGGTGATCTCCGAGTACACCCCCTCGGGGGACCAGCCGACCGCCATCGCCGACCTCACGGAGCGGTTGAAGGCGGGGGAGAAGGACGTCGTGCTGCTCGGTGCGACCGGTACCGGGAAGTCGGCGACCACGGCCTGGCTGATCGAACAGGTGCAACGGCCCACCCTGGTGATGGCGCCGAACAAGACCCTGGCCGCGCAGTTGGCCACGGAGTTCCGTGAGCTCCTGCCGAACAACGCAGTCGAGTACTTCGTCTCCTATTACGACTACTACCAGCCCGAGGCGTACGTCCCGCAGTCGGACACCTACATCGAGAAGGACTCCTCGATCAACGACGAGGTCGAGCGGCTGCGGCACTCGGCCACGAACAACCTGCTCACCCGGCGCGACGTCATCGTGGTCGCGTCGGTGTCCTGCATCTACGGTCTCGGCACCCCGCAGGAGTACGTGGACCGGATGGTGCCACTGCGGGTCGGGGACAGCATCGACCGCGACGACCTGCTCCGCCACTTCGTGACCATGCAGTACACGCGCAACGACATGGCCTTCACCCGGGGTACGTTCCGGGTCCGCGGAGACACCATCGAGATCATCCCCGTCTACGAGGAGCTCGCGATCCGGATCGAGATGTTCGGGGACGAGATCGAGTCCATCCAGACGCTGAACCCGCTCACGGGTGAGGTGGTGCGCTCGGAGACCGAGACGCACCTGTTCCCGGCCACCCACTACGTGGCCGGGCCGGAGCGGATGGAACGCGCGATCGGGACGATCGAGGTCGAGCTCGCCGAGCGGCTGGCCGAGTTCGAGGCACAGGGCAAGCTCCTGGAGGCGCAGCGGCTGCGGATGCGCACCACGTACGACATCGAGATGATGCGCCAGATCGGGTCCTGCTCCGGGATCGAGAACTACTCGCGGCACATCGACGGGCGCGAGGCGGGCTCCGCCCCGCACACGCTGCTGGACTACTTCCCCGAGGACTTCCTGCTCGTCATCGACGAGTCACACGTCACCGTGCCGCAGATCGGAGCCATGTTCGAGGGGGACTCCTCCCGCAAGCGCACCCTGGTCGAACACGGGTTCCGGCTGCCGAGCGCGATGGACAACCGCCCGCTGCGGTGGGAGGAGTTCCTGGACCGGATCGGGCAGACCGTGTACCTCTCCGCCACCCCGGGCTCCTACGAGCTGTCCCAGTCCGACGGCGTCGTCGAGCAGATCATCCGGCCCACCGGTCTGGTCGACCCGAAGGTGGTCGTCAAGCCGACCCAGGGCCAGATCGACGACCTGCTCGCCGAGATCCGGGAGCGCGCGGGCCGGGACGAGCGGGTGCTGGTCACCACGCTCACCAAGAAGATGGCCGAGGACCTCACCGACTACTTCCTGGAACGGGACGTGCGGGTGCGCTACCTGCACTCCGAGGTGGACACGCTGCGCCGGGTGGAACTGCTCCGCGAGCTGCGCTCGGGTGTGTTCGACGTGCTCGTCGGCATCAACCTCCTCCGGGAGGGCCTCGACCTGCCCGAGGTGTCCCTGGTGAGCATCCTGGACGCGGACAAGGAGGGCTTCCTGCGCTCGTCCACGTCGCTGATCCAAACGATCGGGCGGGCCGCTCGGAACGTGTCCGGTGAGGTGCACATGTACGCGGACTCGATCACGCCGTCCATGAAGCTGGCACTGGAGGAGACCGACCGGCGCAGGGAGAAGCAGGTCGCCTACAACACGGCGAACGGCATCGACCCGACGCCGCTGCGGAAGCGGATCGGGGACATCACCGAGATGCTCGCCCGCGAGGAGATCGACACGAAGGAGCTCCTGTCCGGTGGCTACCGCCAGCAGGGCAAGGGACGCGGTGGGAAGGCACCCACGCCCACGACCACGCGGGAGAAGCTCGCGGGGGCGGCCGCATCGGATCTCGCCGACCTCATCCAGGAGCTGAACGACCAGATGCACGCGGCGGCGGAGGAGCTGCAGTTCGAGCTCGCGGCCCGGCTGCGGGACGAGGTCTCCGACCTCAAGAAGGAACTGCGGCAGATGACGCAGGCGACGGCCTGA
- a CDS encoding ABC transporter ATP-binding protein produces the protein MIRARGLTKTFQRKKETVEAVKSIDVDVHEGELVAFLGPNGAGKSTTLRMLTSLLEPTSGTAEVAGWNVTDDPAQVRARIGYIGQGNGGGYSYRVLDEMHNQGRFYGLPAEEYRRRTSGLLEALELTGLEKRTVQSLSGGQRRRLDVAMGLMNHPPLLFLDEPTTGLDPHSRANLWEHIGAMRERYGMTIVLTTHYLDEADTMAERVVVIDHGTIIADAPPSVLKREYADDVITLTLAAGGRAEEITTLLAGAGGEVRTEPGPDAALVVVIATTHGSDRLPAAIEALRLAGHTVTSADLRRASLDDVFLNLTGRSLREEAA, from the coding sequence GTGATCCGTGCACGAGGCCTGACCAAGACCTTCCAACGCAAGAAGGAGACCGTCGAAGCGGTCAAGAGCATCGACGTCGACGTCCACGAGGGTGAGCTCGTGGCGTTCCTCGGCCCGAACGGGGCCGGGAAGTCCACCACGCTGCGCATGCTCACCAGCCTGCTCGAACCCACCTCCGGCACCGCCGAGGTGGCCGGCTGGAACGTCACCGACGACCCGGCGCAGGTGCGCGCCCGGATCGGCTACATCGGACAGGGGAACGGTGGTGGCTACTCCTACCGGGTGCTCGATGAGATGCACAACCAGGGCCGGTTCTACGGGCTGCCCGCCGAGGAGTACCGCCGCCGCACCTCCGGCCTGCTCGAGGCGCTCGAACTCACCGGGCTCGAGAAGCGCACGGTGCAGAGCCTCTCCGGGGGCCAGCGCCGCCGTCTGGACGTGGCGATGGGACTGATGAACCACCCGCCGCTGCTGTTCCTCGACGAACCCACCACCGGGCTGGACCCACACAGCCGGGCGAACCTGTGGGAGCACATCGGCGCGATGCGAGAGCGCTACGGAATGACCATCGTGCTCACCACGCACTACCTTGACGAGGCGGACACCATGGCCGAACGGGTGGTGGTCATCGACCACGGCACGATCATCGCGGATGCACCGCCGTCGGTCCTCAAGCGCGAGTACGCCGACGACGTGATCACGCTGACGCTCGCCGCCGGCGGCCGAGCTGAGGAGATCACCACGCTGCTCGCGGGAGCCGGTGGCGAGGTGCGCACCGAACCGGGACCGGACGCCGCACTGGTCGTCGTGATCGCCACGACGCACGGATCGGACCGGTTGCCGGCCGCGATCGAGGCGCTGCGGCTGGCGGGACACACCGTCACCTCGGCCGACCTCAGACGGGCCAGCCTCGATGACGTCTTCCTCAACCTGACCGGGCGCAGCCTGCGAGAGGAGGCCGCGTGA
- a CDS encoding TetR/AcrR family transcriptional regulator: MTIDDQVADDGDGLKQLAAQKAMADGYPFVTRTPEVTRRLALLWSPPEPSTKGRPASTSLAEVISAGLAVVRAEGLEALSMRKVAKELGVGAMSLYTYVPGRTELIDLMIDSVYGGLGLPEAGEPWRTALGQYCREFWELYEREPWLLQTNMWRAPLSPRVLDAQEAGLRTLIRTALAPVQVVQTIGLVDTVLQGLARSSIAESVDSDASGVGQDDYWESMSSFWEDWFDVDRYPVMTEVYLAGAFDNDVGGFETTLERLLDVVEMSIDAAAEAG; this comes from the coding sequence GTGACGATCGACGATCAGGTTGCGGACGACGGTGACGGGCTGAAGCAGCTCGCCGCACAGAAGGCGATGGCCGACGGGTACCCGTTCGTCACGCGCACGCCCGAGGTGACCCGGCGGCTCGCACTGCTGTGGTCGCCGCCGGAGCCGTCGACGAAGGGCCGGCCGGCCAGCACGAGCCTCGCGGAGGTGATCTCGGCGGGGCTGGCGGTGGTGCGGGCCGAGGGCCTCGAGGCGCTGTCCATGCGCAAGGTGGCCAAGGAGCTCGGCGTCGGCGCGATGTCGCTGTACACCTACGTGCCCGGCCGCACCGAGCTCATCGACCTGATGATCGACAGCGTGTATGGCGGACTCGGGCTGCCCGAGGCGGGTGAACCCTGGCGGACGGCACTGGGGCAGTACTGCCGGGAGTTCTGGGAACTGTACGAGCGCGAGCCGTGGCTGCTCCAGACGAATATGTGGCGTGCCCCGCTGTCGCCGCGCGTGCTCGACGCCCAGGAGGCGGGTCTGCGCACCCTGATCCGCACGGCGCTGGCCCCTGTCCAGGTGGTGCAGACCATCGGCCTGGTGGACACGGTGCTGCAGGGCCTCGCGCGCAGCTCCATCGCCGAGTCCGTCGACAGCGACGCCAGTGGGGTCGGGCAGGACGACTACTGGGAGTCGATGAGCAGCTTCTGGGAGGACTGGTTCGACGTCGATCGGTATCCGGTGATGACCGAGGTCTATCTCGCGGGGGCCTTCGACAACGATGTCGGTGGGTTCGAGACGACCTTGGAACGGCTACTGGACGTGGTCGAGATGTCCATCGACGCAGCCGCGGAGGCCGGCTGA
- a CDS encoding OsmC family peroxiredoxin, with protein MALVSRASASWSGNLFQGSGSASLDSSKLATFDINWKARTEENGGTTNPEELIGAAHAACYSMAFSNVLDSNGTPPTQINTGAKVTFDPGAEGGAAITGIHLTVSATVENLSEEDFQKLALAAKEGCPVSKALAGTEITLTASLA; from the coding sequence ATGGCACTCGTCAGCCGTGCAAGCGCATCCTGGTCCGGGAACCTGTTCCAGGGGTCGGGCTCAGCGAGCCTGGACAGCTCCAAGCTCGCGACCTTCGACATCAACTGGAAGGCGCGCACCGAGGAGAACGGCGGCACCACCAACCCCGAGGAGCTCATCGGCGCCGCGCACGCCGCGTGCTACTCGATGGCGTTCTCGAACGTGCTCGACTCCAACGGCACCCCGCCGACGCAGATCAACACGGGCGCCAAGGTCACGTTCGACCCGGGCGCGGAGGGCGGCGCCGCGATCACCGGCATCCACCTGACCGTCTCGGCGACGGTCGAGAACCTCTCGGAGGAGGACTTCCAGAAGCTCGCCCTCGCGGCGAAGGAGGGCTGCCCGGTCTCGAAGGCCCTCGCGGGCACCGAGATCACGCTGACGGCGTCGCTCGCCTGA